CTTGCAAAACCTCTTAATAATATTGTATTTGCCGGGTGTTTATCAGCCAATATACTTTGAGCTTTATGAATAAACTCGTTCACTAAAACAGCCGTAGTTTTAGCCCCATCAGCTAAAGCAACGACCTCTTTAGTCCGCACACCTGTTTTCTGAGGATCAGAATCTGAAAGTTTGTCTGATAAGCCAGATCCTCTGAATATTACCACTGCACGATGTTCTTTTACTGGTTTCACAAATATCTCAACATTGTCGATTTCTATTTTATCCAGTAGCTCGCATAACTGAGAGCTTTCATCTGTTGTAATACGGCCAGCTCTGCGATCTGTTATCAATCCACTATTATCAACTGTAGCAAAGTTAATTCTAGCTGCCAAGTCGTCTTCCTGCATGTTAAATCCTATTCCTGCAGCTGCAAGAGCTCCTCTGCCTATTGCATATTTGATCGGATCATATCCAAAAAGCGCCAGATGCGCAGGTCCGCTTCCAGGGGTTATTCCAGTCATCATAGGATCAGTCATTCCTAAAGCAGCTGATTCAGCAAGCAAATCAAGATTAGAAGTATTTGCTGTTTCCAGCTCTGTCTTCCCTCCTGCTTCTAAACCCAGCCCTCCAAGTCCGTCAAGAACTAACAGTACCATCTTTGTATCATTAGTAACCGACAGATCCTTTATTAAATCCAACTTATCCAACTTTTGCTTCTCCTTTTGATTTTTGCTGACTGACTAATTCTTTTATCCCAGCCAATTTACCATAACAAATCAATGTGTCCCCTATCTGCATTTTCATCTGGCCTTTTGGTGCAGGAATAGTTATATTGTCCCTATTTATTGTTAATACTAATATGTCCTTTTCCCTTAAAGGCGACTCTGCAAGAGTACGCCCAATATAAGGAAAATTTTCTTTTAGATTCAGTTCTACAACGCCATATCCCTGAGCTAAATTAAGGATTTCTTCTATTGCCCTTTTCTCAAACACAGAACTCTTAAGTAGTCTATCTTCTATCTTTCCTTTTAACTTACGCATTAATCCTTTATGAGAGGAAATCTTATATAAAAAGAACAGCAATGCAGAAAAAATGCCCAGTTTTACAAATAAATACACTGTAGTCTTGGAAACAATAATATTTGAAAGAATCAGTATAATACCAATATTTCCAAGAATCATTAACGCCATTACAATTGCTCGCCGCTGGCGATGACTAACTATAAGCTCTGAATCTCTTGTTGTAAAACCTGTTCCCGTTAGGGCAGAAAGTGCCTGAAAACGAGCTTTGTCATGCGCCAGTCCTGTGATTGAAAGGGCAACTGACGCAATCTCCCATATCAAGAAAATCAATGCTATGGTAATAATAAGGAAAAATAGCCCCATTACTGATCCTTGTTTCTGTTTTTGTTGTAAGCGTCTTTCTTGGCCTTTAGCATTTTCCTGCGTTTCTTTTGAGACGGCTTTTCGAAATGTTCAAGCTGTCTTATCTGTCTTATTATACCCTCCTTGTCCATCTTCCTTTTTAGCCGCCTCAGTGCTTTATCAATTGGTTCATCTTTTCGCACCCTGACTTTTGGCACTTTATTCCTCCCCTCCTTTCAATACAAAAATCTCCCCACGCACCTAGAGTATTATTTTTTATGATAATTACTCCGTTAAGATTGTGGATTTTTTTTGAAAAACTTAAGATACTTTCCACATCTTCCTCTGTTTCTACCATATTTGCTATAGATGTGGCTGCTGCATCTGCGAAGACAGCTGACTTAGATAAAACAGTAACTGCATCTGCGGTTCCAAAACTTATAGAATGTCCTACTGAGCCACTTGATGTGCAGACACCTATCGGCATGTGTTGAGATTCTATTTTAATTTTTATATCTTCACTAAAAATGGATTCTCCAGCAAAAATACAAACATTTCTCGTTTTTTTGCTATTCATATATACATCGCCGCCATTTTCTATGATAAGCTCGTCACTAAATTCAATAAGATCCTTTCCAACATATTCTGCAATTGCGCCAGCAACTGACGCCATAGGTCCAACATTAACCTTGCTTGCCTGTATAGCCATTTCTTTTACTATCTCAGGAGCATCATCATTCGGAGAATATGAAGACAATGTTGTCTCAAATAAAGGATACTGATTTATATAATCCTCTATGTCTCTACGATACTTTAACAGAGAATTTAAAGCTTCCTCTTCTAAATCCACACATGCTTTAATAAATAGTTCTGTTTCCTTAGCAATTACTTTAGTTATTACTAAGTCATCCTCTCTTACTAATCGTTGGTATGTTCTTACTTCATACACGTGTGTTTTTCCTTATAGAAGTATCCGCTTTTTAGCAGATTTACACAGTAGTGTCAACAGGATATGAACCCAGTACTTTCAAAGAAATACACTTTTTTTCTAATTCTTTTAGTGCAAGTTCTATCTCTTTATCCTTACAGTACCCTTCGCAGTCAATAAAGAAGATATACTCCCACGCCTTCTGCTTGGACGGCCGTGATTCAATCTTTGTTAAATTAATATTACGTCTTTTAAAAATTTCGAGTATATTATAGAGTGACCCAGGCTCATCTTTTACAAAGAACATGATAGAGGTCTTCATATGCTTGCATTTTTCACTAAGATCCTTACTAATAACCAGAAAACGCGTTAAATTAGTTTCTAAATCTTCAATACGCTGCTCTAGCATGTTTAAATCGTACACTTCAGCAGCAAGTTCATTGGCTATTGCCCCATTCTGTTTTGACTGAGATGCCAACTTTGCGGCCTCTGCAGTGCTGGATGTTTCTATGAATTGAACAGAGGATAGATTATTCTTTACCCATGTTCTACACTGCGCTAGAGCCTGCGGATGAGAATACACACGTTTAATTTCCTTTTTAGAACCTTTTGCTAATAAATTATGAGTAATAGGCAAACTAACTTCTCCAGATATCTTAAGCTCAGAGCTAAAAAACATGTCTAATGTATGGGAAACCATTCCCTCTGTGGAGTTTTCAACAGGAACAAGACCAAAATGCGCCTTGTCTTTTTCAACTTCTCTGAAAACATCAAAAATAGTACTAACAGGGACAAAATCAACAGATGCTCCAAATCTCTTTCTTGCAGCAAGATAGGCATTAGAAGCTTTTGGCCCCAAATACGCTACTTTAATAGAGGACTGCAAACTGCGACATGCAGATAGTATTTCACGATATACAGCAATAACCATTTTTTTTGATAAGGGACCTTCATTTCTCAAAACAAGTTTTTCGAGAATCTTCTCTTCACGAAGCTTATCGTGTGTTTTTAATCGCTTTTTCTGCTTTTCCTTACCAATAGCCACTGCTGTTTTTGCTCTTTGATTTAACAGGTTTAAAATCCCCTCATCTGCTTCATCTATCATTTTTCTCAATTTATTAATACCCATTTAAAAGCCTCCGCTGTATAGTTTCATTGCTTTCCTAACCTCTGACATAGTAGCTTGCGCAACTTGCCTCGCTTTTTTAGTTCCCTCATACAAAATTTCTCCAACTAGTTTTCTTTTCTTTTGATAGTATAATCTTTTTTCTCGGATGGGAGACAACCTCTTAATTATATCTTGAGCTAATTGTTTTTTGCATTGAACACAACCCCTATCTCCCTTTTTACACTCTTTTCTAATTATCTCTAATTTTTCAGCACCAAACATTTCGTAATAATGATACACTACACAGATATCCGGATGCCCTTTATCCTTAAGACGAATTTTCTGTGTATCAGTTATTGCTGAGAGAACTTTCCTTTCAATTATTTCCGGAGAATCAGCTAGATATATAGCATTATTCAAGCTCTTGCTCATTTTATTCCCATCTAATCCTTTAACCCTGGGAAACCGCCCTATTCTAGGTTCCGGCTCCTTTAGTGTTTGCCCATAAATTTGGTTGAATTTTCTAACAATTTCTCTAGTTAACTCAATTTGAGGCAACTGATCATCACCTACTGGTACCAAATCAGCCTGAAACGCAGTAATGTCTGCCGCCTGACTAATTGGATATCCCAAGAACCCAAATGTTACATTATCGCCAAATAAATCTTTTTTTTGTTTAATCTCCTCTTTAACCGTCGGATTTCTCTCTAATCTGGCAATTGTAACTAGATTAGAATAAAAAACAGTTAGTTCTGCTATTTCAGGAATTAAAGATTGAATAAAAATGGTTGACTTGTCTGGGTCTATACCAACAGCAAGGTTATCAATTGCAACCTCAAAAATATTGCTTCGCACTTTTTGGGGATCTTTAAAATTGTCAGTTAACGCCTGTATATCAGCAATTATTATAAAGGTATCATATTCATCCTGAAGTGCTACACGGTCTTGCAGGGCGCCTAGAAG
This genomic stretch from bacterium harbors:
- the trpS gene encoding tryptophan--tRNA ligase; the encoded protein is MLTGDRPTGQLHIGHLLGALQDRVALQDEYDTFIIIADIQALTDNFKDPQKVRSNIFEVAIDNLAVGIDPDKSTIFIQSLIPEIAELTVFYSNLVTIARLERNPTVKEEIKQKKDLFGDNVTFGFLGYPISQAADITAFQADLVPVGDDQLPQIELTREIVRKFNQIYGQTLKEPEPRIGRFPRVKGLDGNKMSKSLNNAIYLADSPEIIERKVLSAITDTQKIRLKDKGHPDICVVYHYYEMFGAEKLEIIRKECKKGDRGCVQCKKQLAQDIIKRLSPIREKRLYYQKKRKLVGEILYEGTKKARQVAQATMSEVRKAMKLYSGGF
- the rpsU gene encoding 30S ribosomal protein S21 codes for the protein MPKVRVRKDEPIDKALRRLKRKMDKEGIIRQIRQLEHFEKPSQKKRRKMLKAKKDAYNKNRNKDQ
- the pheA gene encoding prephenate dehydratase codes for the protein MGINKLRKMIDEADEGILNLLNQRAKTAVAIGKEKQKKRLKTHDKLREEKILEKLVLRNEGPLSKKMVIAVYREILSACRSLQSSIKVAYLGPKASNAYLAARKRFGASVDFVPVSTIFDVFREVEKDKAHFGLVPVENSTEGMVSHTLDMFFSSELKISGEVSLPITHNLLAKGSKKEIKRVYSHPQALAQCRTWVKNNLSSVQFIETSSTAEAAKLASQSKQNGAIANELAAEVYDLNMLEQRIEDLETNLTRFLVISKDLSEKCKHMKTSIMFFVKDEPGSLYNILEIFKRRNINLTKIESRPSKQKAWEYIFFIDCEGYCKDKEIELALKELEKKCISLKVLGSYPVDTTV
- a CDS encoding TrkA C-terminal domain-containing protein, which encodes MGLFFLIITIALIFLIWEIASVALSITGLAHDKARFQALSALTGTGFTTRDSELIVSHRQRRAIVMALMILGNIGIILILSNIIVSKTTVYLFVKLGIFSALLFFLYKISSHKGLMRKLKGKIEDRLLKSSVFEKRAIEEILNLAQGYGVVELNLKENFPYIGRTLAESPLREKDILVLTINRDNITIPAPKGQMKMQIGDTLICYGKLAGIKELVSQQKSKGEAKVG
- a CDS encoding 2,3-bisphosphoglycerate-independent phosphoglycerate mutase encodes the protein MDKLDLIKDLSVTNDTKMVLLVLDGLGGLGLEAGGKTELETANTSNLDLLAESAALGMTDPMMTGITPGSGPAHLALFGYDPIKYAIGRGALAAAGIGFNMQEDDLAARINFATVDNSGLITDRRAGRITTDESSQLCELLDKIEIDNVEIFVKPVKEHRAVVIFRGSGLSDKLSDSDPQKTGVRTKEVVALADGAKTTAVLVNEFIHKAQSILADKHPANTILLRGFARKPELPQMKDVYKLNAAAIAGYPMYKGLAQFVGMEILKTGGSILEEFETLRTNFDRFDFFFIHIKATDSSGEDGDFDRKVNVIEDVDKSLALITDLKPDVLVITGDHSTPAFLKSHSWHSVPFLLYSKYCRPDDMKRFGETSCLKGALGRFPALDIMPLMMANALRLTKYGA
- a CDS encoding UPF0280 family protein; amino-acid sequence: MYEVRTYQRLVREDDLVITKVIAKETELFIKACVDLEEEALNSLLKYRRDIEDYINQYPLFETTLSSYSPNDDAPEIVKEMAIQASKVNVGPMASVAGAIAEYVGKDLIEFSDELIIENGGDVYMNSKKTRNVCIFAGESIFSEDIKIKIESQHMPIGVCTSSGSVGHSISFGTADAVTVLSKSAVFADAAATSIANMVETEEDVESILSFSKKIHNLNGVIIIKNNTLGAWGDFCIERRGGIKCQKSGCEKMNQLIKH